AAACTGGTCTTCAAAGAGCGTATAGCCGGATGCATGTTCTTTTAATATCACATTAATTTGCGCCTTAAATTTCCGAAAGTCTGCAAAGATGCTGCCTCGCGTGTAACTTCTATTATCGATCCACGATGGGAAGTCGGGGAAAAATTTTTCCAAGTAGTCGAATATATCGAACCAGGCCGCCGTTAAGAAGTACTTTTTAAGTTCGGCGTTAATGTAATGCGACTGATAAGGAATGTCATCGACAGGTTTTCGTATGAGGAGTCGATGCCATTTAATGAGCCTAAGCAGTATAGAGTCGTGCTCGTCGAATGAGTTGGTAAATAAATAGAATGCATTCCAAAGAGTTATTCTTAGCTCATCTGATATTCCATCGATTTGAAAAATTGCTGGCCTTGGTCTATGACCATACCGCTCTGCGAAATTAGCCATGGGTATGTGGCTCCTTATGTGGTCCTGGATTGTGTTCTAATGTTTTGTTCGCAAACTACACTGTTCACCGCGTTTCGCGAAGCGAAATCGTGGTGGAACGAGATTATCATTTTGAAATAATAATGGTATTGGAAATTTCAGACCACCCTTTCGATATCGGTATTCGTAACGCTTTCGCAAAATGACTTCAGAGCTTTGATGACGAAAACATTAGCGTAGCTCAGCTTATCTAAGCTGAATTTATCCATGTAAATCCAATTAAAGCAAATCAGCATATCAATCAAGCACTCTCGTTCATTATCAATCAGATTGTTTGCAATATTCCTAAACTGCAAGTCATCAAATTTTGAATCCGCAATTCTCTCAATCATTTGATCTGTCAGAGCGCTAGAGAATTTGCAAAGTATTTGGAAATGGATGGTATTTTTTAACTTATAAGACTCAGGCGAGAATGCTGACTGACCATTGCCCAACTGCATCATTATTCCCTCAATAATTGCATTCGGCACTCCAGTGGATAGTGAAATTTGAGCTAAAATATGGTTTTTGAATCTTTCGAGCAGCCTGGGACACTTTGACTCAATCTCATTATTTAATTCAGAATATGACTTACGTATTGACGCTATATCACCTCTTAATTTTTCGTTAACATCACTCCAGCGTTTGAAATATTCAAGTTGTGTGTCCAGTGGAACTGGTTGTCGCTTTCTTCTTTCTAGAATTTTGCGTTCTTTCCAATTTTCTATTACTGCCACGAGATCAGATGCAAATGCATCAATTATTGGGAGCAAAAAAATGTATAAAACAGAAAAAGCGACTGGCACCAAATAGACTGCGAAAAATACGGAACAATTCGCATGAGTTTTTGAAATTATATCAATTTTATCTTTTGCGGATGATGCGCTAATTGCGTTTAGAATCACATCATAATTCCAAACCAGCAATGAGATTACGTAACTTGAAAAGATTGGGCTTTTAAGCCGCTCATCAATAGTTTTTGTAAGTGATTTTGAAATATCTGCTGCGGTTTGGCTTAGTGCCTGTACTGGATTTTCCATGGCTTGTTTATCCTTCTTGGTTAGATTAGTAGGGCTGCATTATTGCATTGATTTTTAATTATGTTCACCACGAAGATTGTGCGTAAACAAGGTATTGGAATGGATTTTCTTTCACGACGAATGCCGTTTTCGTGGTTTTGCTCATCTGCAGTTTCCATCCCCACGGAGTGTGTGACAGGGCCTGTTCACCGCTTCGCCCCCCTCTCAGGCAATTGTATACAGAATAGCCGCGATAGCGGTTGAACGGCGTGGTTAGGGAAAGTTTCAATGGCGCCCGAATTGCTTGATGGGTTGACTAATGTTTTTGTTTTGGTTTCAAATTCGCCACAATTACACAAGCCATATTGCTGAGTTTGCATACACTAACGATTCCCGCCAAAGACCGATTGAATTCGTTGAAGTTTCTGCGCCATCAAAATGTTTTGCATCATTTTGATGGCTTTGATTTGATTGCGATTCCTCCGTATTGAATCTTTCGCGTTTCGCTCCATTTGCTTTTTTGCATCTATATCAATGCTTTGCTCAAATTTAGCAATACCTTGATCAATCGAGATCTGCCAATTCAGAATATTTATCAGCGAAGCGAATACTTGTTCGTCATCCGAACGGATATCGCCTGTTGTTGTTGAAATCACCTCATCACTTTTCACTCTAGCATAGGAGCCATTGAAGTTTTGAAAGATTGCCCCAAGACCTTTGGAAAGGTCATAGCAATTTTCTTTGAGAAATGTTGTTTCAAAATCGGAAGTATTTACATGTGGATTCAACGCCTTGAATATTGGCTGGTACAATTCGATGCCATTTTCAGCGATTTTTCGACGGATTATTGGGGACATAATTCGCTCTGATCCAAGTGATGGATTGCCCTTAAATAATGACTCCCCTGTACGAACAACATTTTCCAGACACGGAAATCCAAGTCGACGGGAAAACAAATATTGGTTTGAAATATTTGTTATAAAAAGATTATTGACAACGAGAATGAAAGCGCTTGGGGTTACCATGAAGGATAGAGTATGAATTCCCGCAAGCAACAATCGCTTCTCTGTATAATTTGTTCGTTCAAGGATTAGCATCCTGTCATGGAGCCCCATCCTTTTTTTAATATGAAAAAGCGGGGTAATATTAGCTGGATTACCATGAATTTGACTCATCCCAAGCCAAAGTCCAATTCTAACTTTATCGAGCCAATCAAAAAACAAGCTAATCTCACCGCCAGATAAGTCGGCATTTCCTAGCATTTTATTCATTACCTCTTTTGCTTTTTCCTCTAAAGAGCTAAAAGCGGCATTGCAAACTGTACACGATGGGAATGTCAATTGATCAAAAGCAAAAGATTTTATTCGATCTTTTTCTTCTGGAGTATACCAATCCAGTCCGAGAAAAAAAGATCTTTTAGGGTCTCCGGTTAACGCTATTAGCCATCTTGGAATAACATGTTCTTTGTTCTTATTTTGTGGAGGATTCCCACAAAAAATGCAATATTTAGCCATGTCTTTCCTCGTTTGTTCATTTTCCAGAGATAATCAATCTCACAGAGCGCATCCACTGTTTATTAAAATTTTGGTGTTGCGAATCGCTTTCTCCTTGATTTTCAACTATTTCGCCCCTGGGTCCATTAGTATTCATTTTTAGTATTTAATCAATATCACGGCCGAAGGCCGTTCTTGTTTATGTTGCTCATTTTCGCAGCTGATCCCCACGGAGTTTGTGCCCCATATTAACCTAGTCGCGCACATCGGCATAACAACGAGGCGCGATCTAGGTGGAATTGGCGTGTTAGGCATGGTTTGCAAAAAACAATGCCTTGAATTTATGAATATTCAGTCATTTTGTTTTTTGTATAAATTTAAGGACTTTCTAAGCCCGTAATGAATCATATATCGCCTCTTCAAAGCAACTTTCGGCGACAGATTTGACGCATCTCTTTCTCGATAGCACCAGTGATAGAATTGGTCGCGATTGTCAGATCGCTCGAAATGACAAAGAATATTTAAGTCATATAAGAACTGCAAAAATTCATCTTTTGAGCTTGCAAAAACTGGTAGAGAATTCCCAACGCGAGGGTCGTTTTTGAAGTTTGTAAATGCTGTTTCGTATTTGGAGTAATCAAACTCGTAATAACCTTCGATGTGTGAAAAGAACAACCGGAATGACTCCCATTCTTTTTCTGAATAGTAAAATAGTAGTTGATCTCGTATAGTCCCAACGTAATACTCCGATAATTCATTCAGGTATTCTTGACATTCAATTTGTTTGGGCGTAAATGATTCGTCCGTATCTGTTATCACTTGCAGTTTTTGTAGGATTTCCAACTGGGTTACAATATCTCTAGGGCGGAAATACGAAGTTCGAAGCATGGCAATAAACGCATCATCTTCAGACCTGTTCGCATTTGAAGCAGGGGTCTTGAATGGGAAATATGTATCCCAACATTCTCCCACAATGTCTTTCGGTGGGGTTTGTTGGGCGTTTAGTAACAAATCAGCAACACCAAAGAGCTTCGACCTTCGATACTCAGGGTAGGTAGTTCTCCAATCCAAGTATACAGAGTTGTCGCGCAATTTGTTTGTTGCATTATGCAAGCCCAATGACTGAAAAATGTCTGGCCTTAGCAATAACACCACTTTAATTCGTTTTTCAGATTTTATAGTGGAGAAAAAATCCATATTAAGTTGCCATGCAGCCT
This DNA window, taken from Fibrobacterota bacterium, encodes the following:
- a CDS encoding funZ protein — translated: MRKIKDLNFGFADAVNYKLKENKSLFNKIFVRNDFLEKILQPSKYFLVGEKGTGKTAYSVFLSNGEYKNTTASLKYLGDSEYVRFYNLVKSKQIQYTDFKSIWSVILLLIILEQLKDASIKTTIIQKLRHRDAIIAAINEFYANAFSPEIATAMTIVEEAQSAAAIAAKFINLTGSEKVTTQFSETRIQLSLLYLEKQFKECLSCVKIKTDHILFIDGIDIRPPEIGYPEYIQCIKGLAEAAWQLNMDFFSTIKSEKRIKVVLLLRPDIFQSLGLHNATNKLRDNSVYLDWRTTYPEYRRSKLFGVADLLLNAQQTPPKDIVGECWDTYFPFKTPASNANRSEDDAFIAMLRTSYFRPRDIVTQLEILQKLQVITDTDESFTPKQIECQEYLNELSEYYVGTIRDQLLFYYSEKEWESFRLFFSHIEGYYEFDYSKYETAFTNFKNDPRVGNSLPVFASSKDEFLQFLYDLNILCHFERSDNRDQFYHWCYRERDASNLSPKVALKRRYMIHYGLRKSLNLYKKQND